DNA from Oncorhynchus gorbuscha isolate QuinsamMale2020 ecotype Even-year unplaced genomic scaffold, OgorEven_v1.0 Un_scaffold_1687, whole genome shotgun sequence:
gttgtttgtgtacattgggggtttaaaccacacacttgttgtttgtgtacattgggggtttaaaccacacacttgttgtttgtgttgggggtttaaaccacacacttgttgtttgtggggggtttaaaccacacacttgttgtttgtgtacattggggggtttaaaccacacacttgttgtttgtgtacattggggggtttaaaccacacacttgttgtttgtgtacattggggggtttaaaccacacacttgttgtttgtgtacattggggggtttaaaccacacacttgttgtttgtgtacattgattTTATAATGATGTATgtccccccaacaccactttccatcaatttaaatagcagaccctcatgccatattgacaaatcaacaaagcatgagtgtaacggttttctagtggtgaaggagagtcggaccaaactgcagcgtgtagattgcgatccatgtttaataaacaacgtagacacgaaaaaacacaaacactacaaatcaataaacgtaacgaaaaccgaaacagcctatactttgtgtcaactaacacagaacaaggacatcaggacactaaggacaatcacccacaacacaaccaaagaatatggctgcctaaatatggttcccaatcagagacaacgataaacatctgcctctgattgagaaccacttcagactgacatagacttacctagaacaccccactaagctacaatcccactacatacacaccacatacaaaaacccatgtcacaccctggcctgaccaaataaatgaagataaacacaaaatacttcgaccagggcatgaCAATGAGAAGACTttggttttgtttttgtttgttttgacaattagggtgtgcagggtgaatacgtggtctgtcattCGGTAATTTTTGCAGGAAATGTATGAGTCATTTATGCAGGAAATGTAGGAGTCtgttgttaatgataatgcagaggattttccagAAGTTGCTGCTGAAGCACATCTCACGGTAGTTATTGAGGTCGAATTTCTCTCTGCTCTTTTGGAATGATCAGTCCTTGGCTCCAAATAtcgggaagatgccagagctaaggatgatgttaaagagtgtaattggaatttgtggtctgaaTATGTGatcatttcatttaggataccatcaacacccaGGCCtttttgtgtttatattttgtCCTGTACAGATGTCGGATCTGAAATCCTTTTTCGCTAATTTCTACCAGAATTCTCCTTGTACTCCATTTGGAAAATCAGCATGTCTATTGTGAAAGGGAGAGAATAAGACCGCTCAGAGTAAGTGGCTCAGCTGAAAGCCATGAGTTGTTTTTTGCTCATGGCCGTGAGCGTGCCATTCGTTCTCTTTCCATTCTGATAGCAacggaattgtccggttggaatattattgaagttttatgataaaaacatcctaaagatgtataatatacatcgtttgacatgtttctatgaactttaatTTAACTTTTTGACTATTCGTCTGGACTGGACTTTGTGCCTATGGATTACTTGACGAAAcgtgcaaacaaaaaggaggtatttggaaataaagattatcgaacaaaacaaacatttattgtctaacatggagtcctgggagtgccatcctgggaagatcatcaaaggttagtgattaatttaatcactatttctgactttgtgacacatctccttggttggaaaatggctgtatggatttctgtggctaggcgctgacctaacataattgcatggtgtgctttcgctgtaaagccaatttgaaatcggacactgtggctggattaacaagaagtttatctttaaaatgtgtataaaacttgtatgtttgaggaattttaatcatgagatttctgttgtttgaatttggtgccctgcaatttcactggctgttggcgaggtgggacgctcaTATCCCGAAccatcccagagaggttaacttctttaggaacacagccctaatgTTGGTAACTAACATCATTAGGTTGTCATCCAGAGTAACATTGAATTATTTTCCATGCTACCacacatacagcaggtttttaaaggaccaaagagtttggtCTCCTTTGTGTTTtaatttttgccatggaaaagacatcatgatactggtatcatcacagccctaaTGAATTATATTGTCTCTGTATCTACAGACTGATTGGCTTTGAACTCTCTATGGAGGACTACGAATCACTGGCCTCCATTCTCCAATCAGCAGACTCACATCTAAGAGAGCTGCACCTGGACGACATCGGGAGCGTGATCCTGATGGTGTTGATGATCCTGATGGTGACGATGAGGCCAGactgactgttctctttgctgCGCTGACTGTTGTCCTCGCTGCACTGAAACATCCACACTGTAAACTGGAGACACTGAGGTCAGTAGTATTGAGGAGGTCTTCTCATGATGAAAATGATAAAAGATTAATCATTGTTGGTAGGGGTAGAATGATCATTCCTTGAACATTGTGTTTTTGTCACTCACAGAACTTCTGACAAACACAGCAGACTTATCTGAGGAAGATTTTGACCTCACTGTGCTGAATTTGTTATAATGCTGGTATGTGTCCCTGACCTGCATTACATCACACTCTGTCTGAGTGATATTGTCTCTGTTTCTACAGACTGGGTGGCTATAAACTCTCTGAAGAGCACTGTGGGTTACTGCATTCTGCTCTCCAATCAGCAGACTCACATCTGAGAGAACTGGACCTGAGAGACACTAAGCTGTctgatggtggtgggagggaacTCTTTACTTCTCTGAAACATCAGAACTGTAAACTGCACAAACTGCGGTTAGTACTGTGGGAGGGTTGATCACATGACAATAGCCGAAACAGGTAGTCATTGTTGGACAGTTTGTTGGAGTAAAATTATCTGTAATAATTAACTGTGAACAGACATTATTTGTTCATTTAGAATTATTTTAATGACCAcaggcctacagacagacacatacctacagacagacacatacctacaGGCATGActacctacatacctacagacagacacatacctacagacagacacatacctacaGATACGACCACATACCTACAGACATGActacctacatacctacagacatgactacctacatacctacagaTATGACTACAATACCTCcagacatcaccacatacctacagacagacacatacctacaGATACGACTACATACCTACAGACATGActacctacatacctacagaTATGACTACAATAcctacagacatcaccacatacctacagacagacacatacctacaGATACGACTacatacctacagacagacacatacctacagacatgactacctacatacctacagaTATGACTACAATACCTACAGATACGACTACATACCTACAGATATGActacctacatacctacagaTATGACTACAATACCTACAGATACGACCACATACCTACAGATACGACTACAGGCCTACAGACATGACTACATGCCTACAGACATGACTACATGCCTACAGACATGACTAcatgcctacagacagacacatacctacagacagacacatacctacagacatgactacaggcctacagacagacacatacctacagacagacacatacctacaGACATGACTACATGCCTACAGACATGACTACATGCCTACAGATACGACTACAGGCCTACAGACATGACTACATAcctacagacatcaccacatacctaCAGACATGACTACAATAACTACATACATCACTACATACCTACAGAAATGACTACATATCTAAAGACATGACTACATACCTAATTCATGACTATAATACCTACAGACATGACTACATACCTACATTCATGACTACAATACCTACAGACATGACTACATACCTACAGACAAGACTACAATACCTACAGACATGACTACATACCTACAGACATGACTACAATACCTACAGATACGACTACATACCtacaatggtggaacaaactccctcacgacgccaggacagcggagtcaatcaccaccttccggagacacctgaaaccccacctctttaaggaatacctaggataggataaagtaatccttctcacccccttaaaagatttagatgtactattgtaaagtgactgttccactggatgtcataaggtgaatgcaccaatttgtaagtcgctctggataagagcgtctgctaaatgacttaaatgtaaatgtaaatgtacattcatGACTACATACCTACAGACATGACTACATACCTACATACATCACTAAGAGTTGATGTACTAAATGTGTTACCATCTGAAATGACAGGTTCTGAATAATGCTGTTATGTTATTGGTCTCTGACCAACACTACATCATGTTCTGTATGAGTGATATTATCCCTGTTTCTACAGACTGTCTAGCTTTAGACTCTCTGAAGAGGACTGGGGATCACTGGCCTCCGTTCTCCAATCAGCAGACTCACCTCTGAGagaactggacctggacctgaGGAACAGTGGACTGTCTGACGGTGGTGGGAGGGAACTCTTCACTGCTCTGAACCATCCACACTGTAAACTACAGACACTGAGGTCAATATCAACACTGTAAACTACAGACACTGAGGTCAATATCTACACTGTAAACTACAGACACTGAGGTCAATATCAACACTGTAAACTACAGACACTGAGGTCAATATCAACACTGTAAACTACAGACACTGAGGTCAATATCAACACTATAAACTACAGACACTGAGGTCAATATCTACACTATAAACTACAGACACTGAGGTCATTATCTACACTGTAAACTACAGACACTGAGGTCAGTATCTACACTATAAACTACAGACACTGAGGTCAGTATCTACACTATAAACTACAGACACTGAGGTCAATATCTACACTATAAACTACAGACACTGAGGTCAATATCTACACTATAAACTACAGACACTGAGGTCATTATCTACACTGTAAACTACAGACACTGAGGTCATTATCTACACTGTAAACTACAGACACTGAGGTCAGTATCTACACTGTAAACTACAGACACTGAGGTCAATATCTACACTGTAAACTACAGACACTGAGGTCAGTACTTTGGGAGGGTTTGTCACATGACCAGAACT
Protein-coding regions in this window:
- the LOC124023820 gene encoding ribonuclease inhibitor-like → RLTSKRAAPGRHRERDPDGVDDPDGDDEARLTVLFAALTVVLAALKHPHCKLETLRLGGYKLSEEHCGLLHSALQSADSHLRELDLRDTKLSDGGGRELFTSLKHQNCKLHKLRLSSFRLSEEDWGSLASVLQSADSPLRELDLDLRNSGLSDGGGRELFTALNHPHCKLQTLRLNGCSLTKKGCKALTSALSSKSSHLRELDLSHNDLQDSGVKVLSDGLGNPHCQLQKLKLSFCRVTEEGCASLASALRSNPPI